ATTCATTTTATTGAATGAGCCTCTAGAAAACATCGAGCTCGAACTATTCGAGCTTAATTCGTATACTAAAAGAGTCGAACCTCTGGCCGCTCGCGAACAATCGGCTGGTAGCCCTACGCGGGCTACGCGCAAGCTGATCTTGCATTCCAAAAAGAATACTCTAAGCTCAAACCCCTTTCTAGTTTCTATGACATTCAAATCCTAAACGGCTACGTCCCACTTGTTCAAAACCTTGATGGTGTCTCTTCTCAATCTGCTTCATCTCCGTCGACTCCAACCCCACCGTCACCGCATCCTATCCACCTCTACTCGCAATGCCCTATTTTTTCGCCACATATCTTACACTCACGACCTCACTTCAACAACATCTACCCCATCGCCGTCACCATCGTCATCCCAATCTGTCGTACGAACAGTTTGTTCTTTGGTCTGTCAATCCTACTACCAAAACCAAATCCATTTCAGAAGAACACCTCCACGCCTATACCTCTCAATTGACTCTGGGTATTTGACTCCTGACCAGGCCATTACCGTCGTCGCCTCTCTCGCTGACGAGGCTGGTTCGATGGTGGCTCTGAGTTTCTTTTACTGGGCAACTGGGTTTTTAAAATTCAGGCATTTTAGGCGGTTATACATTGTTTTGTCGGCGTCACTGATTGCAAATAGCAACTTTGAGAAGGCCAATGAAGTAATGCAGTGTATGGTGAGGAGTTTCGCTGAAATTGGAAAGTTTAAGGAGGCTTGTGATATGGTTATTGAGATGCAAAATCAAGGGCTAGTGCCGAGCGCTCAGACCCTCAACTCTATAGTTAATGTGGGTTGTGAAATGGGTTTGTTTGAAGTTGCAGAGAacgtgtttgatgaaatgtctGAGAGAGGGTTGTCTCCTGATTCTTTTAGTTTTAAGTTAATGGTCATTGGGTTTTGCAGGATGGGTAGAATTGCAGAAGCGGACAGGTGGTTGAGTTTGATGCTTGAGAGGGGGTTTCTCGTTGATAATGCGACATGCACTTTGATCATCAGCAGATTTTGCGAAAAAGATCATGTGAATAGAGCGTTGTGGCTGTTTGGTAAGATGCGGGAGATGGGGTTCGCTCCGAATATGATAAACTTTACTGCTATGATTCATGGGTTGTGCAAGAGGGGTAGTATCAAGCAAGCATTTGAATTGTTTGAGGAAATGGTCAAGAAAGGTTGGAAGCCTAATATTTATACCCATACAGTACTAATTCACGGACTGTGTAAGAAAGGATGGACTGAGAAAGCATTCAGGCTTTTCCTTAAGCTTGTTAGGAGTGATAATTACAAACCAAACGTGTACACTTACACTGCTATGGTTGGTGGGTATTGCAAAGAGGAAAAGTTGAATCGGGCAGAAATGTTGTTGACTAGAATGGAGGAACAGGGATTAGTACCTAATACCAACACATATACCACTATGATTGATGGCCACTGCAAGGTAGGGAATTTCGATCGAGCTTATGAGCTGATGGATGAAATGGGTAAAAAAGGTTTCACACCCAATATTTTTACATACAACACCATTGTAGATGGACTCAGTAAGAAAGGAAGGGTTCAGGAGGCTTTTAAACTGCTGGAAAGGGGATTTAAAAGTGGACTGCAAGCTGATATAGTCACATACAACATCATCATATCTGAGCACTGCAAACAAGCTGATACTACCAGAGCCATGGCAATTTTTAGCAAGATATTCAAAACTGGCATTACACCGGATATTCATTTATACACCACGTTACTAGGTTCCTTTTGTaggcaaaagaaaatgaaagaaagccAGCAGCTTTTTGATGATGCTATCAAGCTTGGCTTGGTTCCAACTAAGAAAACATACACATCCATTGTATGTGGTTACTGTAGAGTTGGAAATAGTAGCTTGGCTGTTAAGTTATTTGATAGAATGAGGGACCATGGTTGTTTTCCTGATAGTATTACTTATGGTGCTCTGATAAGTGGGCTTTGTAAAGAGAGTAATTTGGATGAGGCTCACAGGTTCTATTCCTCCATGATAGACAAGGGGCTCTCCCCATGTGAAGTTACTCGGTTGACATTAGCTTATGAGTATTGCAAGAAGGATAAGTGTGCCACTGCCATGGCTCTTTTAGACAGATTAGACAAAAAGTTGTGGATTCGCACAGTTAACACCTTGGTCAGGAAGCTTTGCAGTGAGAGGAAAGTGGAAATGGCAGTGTTGTTTCTCCACAAACTAATAGATAAAGATCCGAATGTTGATCATATCACTCTTGCAGCATTCATGACTGCATGTTACGAGAGTAACCAATATTCTCTTGTTTCAGATATGTCCGAAAGGATTTCACAAGGTATTGGATAGCAAATAGCAGGCCAACCATTATAAAGGAGTGATTCATTTGCTTTGAATATTTGAGCTGCTGAAGTTGGTGGAGCCCAAAAATGGTATATTCACTTCATTCTCTTACCGAATTGATGTTGGATTCTTGGTCCTTTTGCATTGTGGAGAGAGTTTGATTGCtagtttaattttttggggAGCTACAAGCACCCTGAGCCAGTTACTTCTCAGATGGGCTGGAGGAGCTATATGGGTGATGTGGTGTTATGACCTGGGACAGTGGCGACTCTAGGAATTATTTTTCATGGGGTCATTTGTGAATTTAAACTTCAATTGCTTTACAGCAAACAGTTTTACATTAATCGACAAATAATCTCTATGTCCATTaactcaataaaaattttacgTATGCATATACTGTATATTTGTATTAATTGGTAACACTCTCCCATTCAATACTATAATCGCTTACATACAACTCTGACACGATATATTCATGTCAATTTACATAGTAACATAAACTTCCCCAAATCATATATTTCTCGAACTTAAACTTATTAACCCTTGTTAAAGTATCCtcctcaaaaccaattggcaatgagaggagaggccgcccagactCATATATTAGTTTTCGAGGTAATAATTAACTGATGGGGAACaatttccaacactcccccgcacgtgcgactctcgactcgcacgtggagaggtcaacgaAGGATCcagaacacacggatcacaacgaaacaaagtgcaacaatggcacaaacaaaggggaaaagcctccaaAAACCTAGGTCTCATACCATGTTAAAGCTtctatctcaaaaccaattggcaatgagaagAGAGACCGCCtaaactcatatactagtttttcgaggtgataattaacctTATTGCTTCCAACAACCCTTATTGCTTCTTTtctgaattatcaaaaatataCAGTGCTGCTTGTCCTTGTAACGGTAGAGAAGGATGGAAAGTGGGTCATGGGGGGACAGGAAGTACATAGGTTGTGGATGGAAATTATTGGGTGCAACAACACGGGTTGGGATCATAGCCCATGTCATGGTGTCAAATGCTAACAAATCAGAAACTTTTTTTGGGTATCTAGTAGCagtgaataatttttccatggGATCACCAGACCCCACACCTTACATGTTGGCGTCGCCACTGCCTGACTGCCTGGGACTGATTACTCAAAGCAACATATTCTGGGTATCCTGCCAGCTTCAATAAGTGTATAGGCTGGAGGACTACCTTCTCGTGGTCTTCTCACAGAtgattgagctttgaacttCCTTGGATAGACCATGAACATGGATCAAGAACTGAAATTATGATTGAGAGTCTCCTTAAAGGTAAGACAGAATGACTAGTGAGCCTTATGCTTGAAGAACTGATAGTGGACAACTTTTATATCACTACATTATTAGTTAGCACAATCAGAAGGTTGGAGTTTTTATTACGAAAGgaatttgtttgcttttttGCTTCTTTAACTTTGCATTGCAGGGGTTAACCTGTCTCTGGGTACTGAATATAATTTTGATTAGAATATTAACCAATATGTCATGTTTCCAACGGATGATATAGACCCTAGAAGTCTttcattctcttctttttttacttattcttcaGCACCATGACTGAGCTAACTAATTTACCTGATATCTTTTGATTATTGTTGTCTCTAGAGTTGGgttgcatatttttttgtttattccaATGATTCGTGTGTCATAGGCAAATTTTAGTAGATAATCTACACCGTTTCATTTTCAGTATCTCTGCTGTTTTTCAAAGCAGAGATATAAATATATAGTGATGTCTTCACAACCTGCCAAAGAAGTGTTCAATTTTCCCTCGCACTGAAATTAATGGCGGTGAAAATAATGACGGTACAGAAATTCAAGTGCATATAAGCTTTTACGCCCATTACGTATTGTGTTTCCGTCCAGACCGCCGATACACACTGTTACAGGTCTGTTTCGTCGATAATGTCTAGGAATGTATGTGtaattgttgtttttttgtatAATTGTGTATCATGGGGATAGTGGCATGGTATTTGCATCAATGTGGCAATATATATCAGTATTCGCTTTCGTATTGTATAAATTATCTATTCTAGTACCAATCCTACTTTCTTGGATAGTGAGATTCTCACCCCCTATGGAAAAGTGAAAATAGCAATATTAATAGCCTTAAAACGCGACATATGAATCGTAGTTACAAAAGTACTCGTAAAAGTTGAATGTTGGTTTAAAATCTATTGGTACATTAAATTTTGTCATAAGTAATGATAGAACATGTATATCAATGAATGTTTAAGGATTTTATagtacttgaaaaaaaaaaaaaaaagttcatgagTGCGATGGCCGATTCCCGTTACAGAATGACCGAAACTCCTGATGTCCATTACTCGCGACCGCGACTGTTATGTTGACCAATACTGCGATTTAAAACCATGGTCTGCTATATGAATCCGTTGCCTTCATTCAGTTTTGTCGAGGGCATGAATCCGATTATGAATATGAGTTAAAAGTTTCCATGTCTGTGAAGGTTTAGATAACTTGATGTGAGCCTTGACTAGGTGAAAATTATAAGTTCATTGTACACTATTTGCCAATTTTAGGGATGAACCTTATccaatctttattttcttgtacATTAGCAGCAACTAATACTAGACTACTCTTGTAATATGTCCTACGCTCCTACTTGAGTTCATATATACTATATGGatagtacatatatacatgaccACAACTATTGCTTTGCTTGACGTAGATGTCTACGAATCAATGCTCGACTCTGCTTCCATAGTTTCTGAGCTTCAGATTCATCATTTGCAAGGGTTGAGCAGTTTGTTTCATTACAGTCGGCAAAGTACTTCCCGGTCACCCCTTCTGTTTTTGGGCTTAGAGCAACATAGCAGGTGGTAGATGCTCCCTAAACAAGACAGAAATACAAGAGGTAAGGTTGATGAACCATTATTTTCGTTGGATGAATCTTTAGCTGGATATACACATGTAGACATACCTGTGCTGATGTTTTTAGCAGTTTGGATGCGAAAAAGAACAGAGAATCTGCGGGCAAATTCGAGAAGGAGATCAATTTACTTTTCGAGTTCTATGTGTTAGAGGAAAAAAGAGTCATATTCAAAGCAAAATACCCTTAGGAGTACCTAATGTCAGATCACCACATTACTTTTTGTCTTGTCCACTCATGTTCCACTACATTAGATAAAGTGAGATCCAGCTCATCGTTTTACTGGTCCGAGGACAggattttcttttctcaccccGGAGGGTTGTAGAATGTGTGAGATCTCTGGTTCTACTTTGCTAATGTGACCAACCTTGAGTAGCCGACCATTGGTCATGTATCATGACATAATTTTTGCTGAATACTGAATATATTTCCCCCACATACACAATGGTAGCTAGTGTGAAAGCCGTTGCCAGAGTTTCTTTTGAAGAGAAAGATTTCTATTACTCT
This DNA window, taken from Rhododendron vialii isolate Sample 1 chromosome 8a, ASM3025357v1, encodes the following:
- the LOC131335878 gene encoding pentatricopeptide repeat-containing protein At4g19890, translating into MVSLLNLLHLRRLQPHRHRILSTSTRNALFFRHISYTHDLTSTTSTPSPSPSSSQSVVRTVCSLVCQSYYQNQIHFRRTPPRLYLSIDSGYLTPDQAITVVASLADEAGSMVALSFFYWATGFLKFRHFRRLYIVLSASLIANSNFEKANEVMQCMVRSFAEIGKFKEACDMVIEMQNQGLVPSAQTLNSIVNVGCEMGLFEVAENVFDEMSERGLSPDSFSFKLMVIGFCRMGRIAEADRWLSLMLERGFLVDNATCTLIISRFCEKDHVNRALWLFGKMREMGFAPNMINFTAMIHGLCKRGSIKQAFELFEEMVKKGWKPNIYTHTVLIHGLCKKGWTEKAFRLFLKLVRSDNYKPNVYTYTAMVGGYCKEEKLNRAEMLLTRMEEQGLVPNTNTYTTMIDGHCKVGNFDRAYELMDEMGKKGFTPNIFTYNTIVDGLSKKGRVQEAFKLLERGFKSGLQADIVTYNIIISEHCKQADTTRAMAIFSKIFKTGITPDIHLYTTLLGSFCRQKKMKESQQLFDDAIKLGLVPTKKTYTSIVCGYCRVGNSSLAVKLFDRMRDHGCFPDSITYGALISGLCKESNLDEAHRFYSSMIDKGLSPCEVTRLTLAYEYCKKDKCATAMALLDRLDKKLWIRTVNTLVRKLCSERKVEMAVLFLHKLIDKDPNVDHITLAAFMTACYESNQYSLVSDMSERISQGIG